The following is a genomic window from Sutcliffiella horikoshii.
GTAGAATACTCTGAATTCAGATTTTCTCCTGTTTCCATATCTACAAAGTGTGCATAGAAACCAGACTTATCATCTCTGGCAACCCGGCATCCCTCTATTTCCCCGGATACCCCTTTCAATGTGATTAATGCTTTAGTAGCCGCATTATCATCCCAGCCTTCTAGATCAGCAATAGCAAGACTGATCAGACCGACACCAGTGGCAGCTATAGAGCAGCGAAAATCCGGATTTTCACCGAGGGTCATATAACCATCTGCATATAAACCTGTTCGTTGATTTCGTGAAGCTTCAAATAGTGCGTAGGAATCATGAAATTGGCGATCAAAAAACTGTTGTACTTTAGTTGGTAGATTTTTATACTCTTTTGTTGGCATCTCTTTTGCCCCTTTCATCCAGTAAATTGGAATGACATTGTATATTTCATGCTTATGTATTTTTTATGTAATCAAATTCTTTGCTGAAAATGATATAATTATCATACAAAATTTATCCTTATGTGAAAATAGACAAAACTATACTAATTGGATAATTCATCACTTTAATTAGAATGGAGAGAGTGAAATGCCCATTATTCATGGGGTTTTCTACGATATTTCGCCACATTGGGACGTGGAAAAAGCAAAGGGTCTAGACACGCTTGTTTATGTTACAGAAGGAAAAGTTCATTACCAGGTGGAAGGTCGGCTTATGGAATTGACGAAAGGGGATCTTTTGTTTATTCCTTCAACGTACACGAGGTCTTGGAAAAATGATATCGTCGAGGGGCATCGTAAATATACCGTCGTTTTTGAGAACAACGAGAGAACCTATCAACATTTTGTGGAAAATGAGATCGTTTCATTTAAACCACGTAAGTCTGCTTATTATGAACAAAGGCTGACTTTTTTAAATGAGCAATGGCTTAGTAAGAGGGTTTTTCATGAGGAATTGTCTCAGAATATCTTATTGGAGCTTCTGATCATG
Proteins encoded in this region:
- a CDS encoding AraC family transcriptional regulator → MPIIHGVFYDISPHWDVEKAKGLDTLVYVTEGKVHYQVEGRLMELTKGDLLFIPSTYTRSWKNDIVEGHRKYTVVFENNERTYQHFVENEIVSFKPRKSAYYEQRLTFLNEQWLSKRVFHEELSQNILLELLIMIAQEKAEWHTSPVKETSVRDMQEYILQHYRRNITIEELAALIGVTPNYVTVLFKEVIGITPIQYLHQTRINNAWNLISTTKMTIKEVAEHLGYCDQSYFNRMFKKWMGIPPSQVKKT